A part of Variovorax sp. HW608 genomic DNA contains:
- a CDS encoding toll/interleukin-1 receptor domain-containing protein encodes MNAPKVFVSHASEDKDRFVVEFARRLRENGVDAWLDQWEMKPGDSLVDKIFEEGLKEARAVIVVLSKVSVQKPWVREELNTSVVNRISRGTRLIPVVIDDCEVPESLRSTLWQRVDDLTDYSQSLQRILSAIFDVDDKPTIGEPPARFSGPAPLISGLTRVDDLALRVIARVQIDEDVGLVDWDRLRAEPALQDVPQQELFDSLDILEQHYYVKIGRVLGAPLSHVVLTDYGFQQFAQAYVADYQDVVARIAALLVNENVRQNEELATRVDKPCAFVDFVLNLLESNNHIKVSRYMGGQSNVWEVSASLRRAIQQAQ; translated from the coding sequence ATGAACGCCCCTAAGGTCTTCGTCAGCCACGCCAGCGAAGACAAGGATCGCTTCGTCGTCGAGTTCGCACGGCGTTTGCGTGAGAACGGCGTCGATGCGTGGCTCGACCAGTGGGAGATGAAGCCGGGCGACAGCCTGGTGGACAAGATCTTCGAGGAAGGGCTGAAGGAGGCGCGAGCCGTCATCGTCGTCTTGTCCAAGGTCAGCGTCCAGAAGCCTTGGGTTCGGGAGGAGCTGAACACCTCGGTGGTCAACAGGATCAGCCGTGGAACCCGATTGATCCCTGTCGTCATCGACGATTGCGAGGTGCCCGAAAGCCTGCGATCCACCCTCTGGCAGCGGGTCGATGACCTCACCGACTACAGCCAGAGCTTGCAGCGCATCCTGTCGGCAATCTTCGACGTGGACGACAAGCCGACCATCGGCGAGCCGCCAGCCCGGTTCTCCGGGCCAGCGCCATTGATTTCCGGCTTGACGCGGGTCGATGACTTGGCCTTGCGCGTCATTGCCCGGGTACAAATCGATGAGGACGTAGGTCTGGTGGACTGGGATCGGCTGCGCGCTGAACCGGCGCTCCAAGATGTGCCGCAGCAGGAGCTTTTCGACTCGCTGGATATTCTCGAACAGCACTACTACGTCAAGATCGGGCGAGTTCTCGGCGCACCGCTGTCGCATGTCGTGCTCACGGACTACGGTTTTCAGCAATTTGCGCAGGCGTATGTCGCAGACTATCAGGACGTGGTTGCCCGGATCGCCGCGTTGCTGGTCAACGAAAACGTCCGCCAGAACGAGGAACTGGCAACGCGCGTCGACAAGCCCTGCGCCTTCGTCGACTTCGTGCTGAACCTGCTGGAAAGCAACAATCACATCAAGGTTTCCAGATATATGGGCGGCCAGTCCAACGTCTGGGAAGTCTCTGCATCGCTGCGTCGGGCGATCCAGCAGGCGCAATAG
- a CDS encoding helicase-related protein — protein MLKLEQIQKNAAISGLEPGQVVRIVTTEPVGDNALTVYYKTADGTLRERMLFRTDEANLSLAESGRPWAFDAPGDAFKLAAEAYRINLAHLFDPMMAVHTSNVEPLPHQITAVYESMLPRQPLRYVLADDPGAGKTIMAGLFIRELLMRADAKRVLIVAPGSLVEQWQDEMFEKFGLSFTLFSREQVEQSRSGNPFDDFDLLVARVDQLARAEDLQEKLMLTQWDLVVVDEAHKLSASYFGNKINKTKRFLLGETLGSITRHFLLMTATPHNGKEEDFQLFMSLLDADRFYGKFRDGAHKVDVADLMRRMVKEDMLRFDGTRLFPERRAYTVNYKLSDPEAALYAAVTEYVKTEFAKADQLADGGRKGTVGFALTALQRRLASSPEAIYQSLKRRRNKLKRRVEDEKLRQRGQSLVETVAPLNGGVNGAGNGSPEDIWDSADDLSPEAYEDFEEALVDQATAAQTIQELEAEIIILEGLEEQARQVVHSGQDRKWDELSRLLQDTPEMHDDAGRQRKLIIFTEHRDTLNYLAVKIRGLIGSEEAVVMIHGGVKREERRKVQELFRNDPTARVLIATDAAGEGVNLQNANLMVNYDLPWNPNRLEQRFGRIHRIGQTEVCHLWNMVASETREGDVFQRLFEKLEVERAALGGRVFDILGEVFEEKSLKDLLIEAVRYGADPEVRARLLKKVEGALDTHHLENIIKRNALCEEVMDEKRLFAVKEEMEKAEARKLQPFFIRAFFNQAFAALGGELRPREQGRYEITNVPAIIRERDRQITGRDRRNADPVLRRYERVCFEKQYVRLTDRVGAPMASLLHPGHPLMQSVTDIVQEQHRNKLKQGAVLVDPSDLGLAPKVMFIIDHSVKEGADPNRVASRRMQFVEIDASGQTINAGWAPHLDLEPLAAGDMALIQDVLASPWIAKDLEHAALAHAGSHLVPEHFDEVRSRREKSVDKTLAAVHERLVKEINFWSDRYIKLQDDLAAGKDVRLTLENVRRTIDDLTARRQSREKELLAMRHVVSATPVVLGGALVIPAGLLMQRKGVPAEQGGWSADADARARVEQMAMRAVMEAERALGHDVIDVSAQKCGWDVTSQPKPVDGRLTTTRHIEVKGRAKGQSTITVTRNEILYGLNQADKFILAIVLVDGNKHEGPFYVRQPFTQEPDWAETSKNLDLGQLLAKAVAPGASL, from the coding sequence GTGCTGAAGCTCGAACAGATCCAGAAGAACGCAGCCATCTCGGGCTTGGAGCCCGGGCAGGTGGTGCGCATCGTCACGACCGAGCCAGTCGGCGACAACGCCCTCACCGTTTACTACAAGACCGCCGACGGCACGCTGCGCGAGCGGATGCTGTTCCGCACCGACGAAGCCAACCTGTCGCTGGCCGAGTCGGGTCGCCCGTGGGCCTTCGATGCGCCGGGCGACGCCTTCAAGCTCGCCGCCGAGGCCTATCGGATCAATCTGGCCCACCTGTTCGATCCGATGATGGCCGTCCACACCTCGAACGTGGAGCCGCTGCCGCACCAGATCACGGCGGTCTATGAATCCATGCTGCCGCGCCAGCCACTGCGCTACGTGCTGGCCGACGACCCCGGCGCGGGCAAGACCATCATGGCGGGCCTGTTCATCCGCGAGCTGCTGATGCGCGCCGACGCCAAGCGCGTGCTCATCGTCGCGCCCGGCTCGCTGGTCGAGCAGTGGCAGGACGAAATGTTCGAGAAGTTCGGCCTGTCGTTCACGCTGTTCTCGCGCGAGCAGGTCGAGCAGTCCCGCAGCGGCAACCCCTTCGACGACTTCGACCTGCTGGTCGCCCGCGTCGATCAACTGGCGCGCGCCGAAGACCTGCAAGAAAAGCTCATGCTCACGCAGTGGGACTTGGTCGTCGTTGACGAAGCCCACAAGCTTTCGGCCAGCTACTTCGGCAACAAGATCAACAAGACCAAACGGTTCCTGCTCGGTGAGACGCTGGGTTCAATCACCCGCCACTTCCTGTTGATGACGGCCACGCCGCACAACGGCAAGGAGGAAGACTTCCAGCTTTTCATGTCGCTGCTGGATGCCGACCGCTTTTACGGCAAGTTCCGCGACGGCGCGCACAAGGTGGATGTGGCCGACCTGATGCGCCGCATGGTCAAGGAAGACATGTTGCGTTTCGACGGTACGCGCCTCTTCCCCGAGCGCCGTGCCTACACCGTCAACTACAAGCTTTCCGATCCGGAGGCCGCCCTGTACGCGGCGGTCACGGAGTACGTGAAGACCGAGTTCGCCAAAGCCGATCAGTTGGCCGACGGTGGCCGCAAGGGCACGGTCGGCTTCGCCCTGACCGCGCTGCAACGGCGGCTCGCCTCCAGCCCCGAGGCCATCTACCAGTCCCTCAAGCGCCGCCGCAACAAGCTCAAGCGCCGCGTCGAGGACGAAAAACTGCGCCAGCGCGGCCAGTCACTGGTCGAGACCGTCGCCCCCTTGAACGGCGGCGTGAATGGTGCAGGCAACGGCTCGCCCGAAGACATCTGGGATTCCGCCGACGACCTCTCGCCCGAGGCCTACGAGGACTTCGAGGAAGCCCTGGTCGATCAGGCCACGGCGGCGCAGACCATCCAAGAACTCGAAGCCGAAATCATCATCCTCGAAGGGCTGGAAGAACAGGCCCGGCAGGTCGTGCATTCCGGCCAAGACCGCAAGTGGGACGAACTCTCCCGCCTGTTGCAAGACACGCCGGAGATGCACGACGACGCCGGGCGTCAGCGCAAGCTCATCATCTTCACCGAGCACCGCGACACGCTGAACTACCTCGCCGTGAAGATTCGCGGCCTGATCGGCAGCGAGGAAGCCGTGGTGATGATCCACGGCGGCGTCAAGCGCGAGGAACGGCGCAAGGTGCAGGAGCTGTTCCGCAATGACCCGACCGCGCGTGTGCTGATCGCCACCGATGCGGCAGGCGAAGGCGTGAACCTGCAAAACGCCAACCTGATGGTCAACTACGACCTGCCGTGGAACCCTAACCGGTTGGAGCAACGCTTCGGCCGCATCCACCGCATCGGCCAGACCGAGGTCTGCCACCTCTGGAACATGGTCGCCTCCGAAACTCGTGAGGGCGACGTCTTCCAACGCCTGTTCGAGAAGCTCGAAGTGGAGCGCGCGGCGCTGGGCGGGCGTGTATTCGACATCCTCGGCGAGGTGTTCGAGGAAAAGAGCCTCAAGGACTTGCTGATCGAGGCCGTCCGGTACGGGGCCGACCCCGAAGTGCGCGCCCGTCTGCTCAAGAAGGTCGAAGGCGCCCTCGACACCCACCACCTCGAAAACATCATCAAGCGCAACGCCCTGTGCGAAGAGGTGATGGACGAGAAGCGCCTGTTCGCCGTGAAGGAAGAAATGGAGAAGGCCGAGGCCCGCAAGCTCCAGCCTTTCTTCATCCGCGCCTTCTTCAACCAAGCGTTCGCGGCCTTGGGCGGCGAACTGCGGCCCCGCGAACAAGGCCGCTACGAAATCACCAACGTCCCCGCCATCATCCGCGAGCGCGACCGTCAGATCACGGGCCGGGATCGCCGCAACGCCGACCCGGTGCTGCGCCGCTACGAGCGCGTTTGCTTCGAGAAGCAGTACGTGCGCCTCACCGACCGCGTGGGCGCGCCCATGGCGAGCCTGCTGCATCCGGGCCACCCCTTGATGCAGTCGGTCACCGACATCGTGCAGGAGCAGCACCGCAACAAGTTGAAGCAAGGCGCGGTGCTGGTCGACCCGAGCGACTTGGGGCTAGCGCCGAAGGTGATGTTCATCATCGACCACTCGGTCAAGGAAGGCGCAGACCCCAACCGCGTCGCCTCGCGGCGCATGCAATTCGTCGAGATCGACGCCTCGGGCCAGACCATCAACGCGGGCTGGGCACCGCATTTGGACTTGGAGCCGCTCGCCGCTGGCGACATGGCGCTGATCCAAGACGTGTTGGCCTCGCCGTGGATCGCCAAAGATCTGGAGCATGCGGCGCTCGCCCACGCGGGCAGCCACCTCGTGCCCGAGCACTTCGACGAAGTGCGCTCGCGGCGCGAGAAGTCCGTGGACAAGACCTTGGCCGCCGTCCACGAGCGCCTGGTCAAGGAGATCAATTTCTGGTCTGACCGCTACATCAAACTGCAAGACGATCTGGCCGCAGGCAAGGACGTGCGCCTGACGCTGGAGAACGTCCGCCGCACCATCGACGACCTGACGGCCCGCCGCCAGTCGCGCGAGAAGGAACTGCTGGCCATGCGCCATGTGGTCTCGGCCACGCCGGTCGTGCTCGGCGGCGCGCTGGTCATCCCGGCGGGGCTGCTGATGCAGCGCAAGGGCGTCCCTGCCGAACAAGGCGGCTGGTCGGCAGACGCCGACGCCCGCGCCCGTGTCGAGCAGATGGCCATGCGCGCGGTCATGGAGGCCGAACGCGCGCTCGGTCATGACGTCATCGACGTGTCGGCGCAGAAATGCGGCTGGGACGTCACCAGCCAGCCCAAGCCCGTGGATGGTCGTCTGACGACCACGCGCCACATCGAGGTGAAGGGCCGCGCCAAGGGCCAGTCCACGATCACAGTCACCCGCAACGAAATCCTCTACGGCCTGAACCAAGCGGACAAGTTCATCCTCGCCATCGTGCTGGTGGACGGGAACAAGCACGAAGGCCCGTTCTACGTGCGCCAGCCCTTCACGCAGGAGCCGGACTGGGCGGAAACCAGCAAGAACCTCGATCTGGGCCAGTTGCTGGCCAAGGCCGTCGCACCGGGAGCCTCGTTGTGA
- a CDS encoding SLATT domain-containing protein, whose protein sequence is MSESSEADQNRISALRREAERLEEDATYSSKGHFNAEDTWVKRHYWLGIPATALAAIAGATLIKSQPELASAFALLASLLTGLMTFLKPNERAAMHRAAAGQFLALRNETRFFREIELLQVDRLDEMPEKLKVLAAARNELNQKSPSIPRRAFVAARRGIEEGESTHKVDREE, encoded by the coding sequence ATGAGCGAATCGTCCGAAGCCGATCAGAACAGGATTTCCGCATTGCGCCGCGAAGCCGAGCGCCTTGAGGAGGACGCGACGTACTCCAGCAAAGGGCACTTCAACGCTGAAGATACTTGGGTGAAGCGTCACTACTGGCTGGGGATTCCCGCGACGGCTCTCGCGGCGATTGCTGGGGCCACGCTGATCAAGAGCCAGCCGGAATTAGCAAGCGCATTCGCACTGCTGGCATCGTTGCTGACGGGGCTGATGACGTTTCTCAAGCCCAATGAGCGTGCGGCAATGCATAGGGCTGCCGCAGGGCAATTCCTGGCCCTCAGAAATGAAACGCGCTTCTTCCGAGAAATCGAACTGCTGCAGGTGGATCGGCTGGACGAGATGCCCGAGAAGTTGAAGGTTCTTGCGGCCGCGCGTAACGAGTTGAACCAGAAAAGTCCGAGCATTCCTCGTAGGGCTTTCGTCGCCGCGCGCAGGGGTATCGAGGAAGGCGAATCAACCCACAAGGTGGACAGGGAGGAGTGA
- a CDS encoding DUF1156 domain-containing protein: MNNNIKTPKKLIEVALPLDAINAAAAREKSIRHGHPSTLHLWWARRPLAAARAVIFAQMVNDPGYQQGGGFRYGVNKEKAQAERERLFKIIEDLVQWENTNNEEVLERARAEIRRSWREVCELNRGHPQAAELFNPDKLPAFHDPFAGGGALPLEAQRLGLESYASDLNPVAVTINKAMIEIPPRFAGSAPVGPVPTRDKQTKLHEDWSGAHGLAEDVRRYGAWIREQAEQRIGKLYPKITVTPEMATERPDLLPLVGQSLTVIAWLWARTVKSPNPAFSHVDVPLASTFVLYPKGDKQAYIQPQLEPDGYRFVVKLGPPDEAAKKGTKASGSGSSFTCLMSESPISFDHIRTEAMANRLGTKLMAVVAETKVGRVYLSPTSEHESIALQARPEWQPETPLPEKALGFRIQLYGMKSYADLFTNRQKLILGTLADLVSEAIDRCRQDAIRAGLKDDGITLDAAGVGATAYSQAVGVYLAFSVSRMADRHSSLCRWDPNPTGYAPKIANTFGRHALPMVWDFVEGNPFSPSSGNYEDAVGWVAKVIDFSLSARASGTASQENANGQSLSSRKVISTDPPYYDNIGYADLSDFFYVWLRRSLRPIYPSLYATLAVPKAEELVATPFRHGSKERAEAFFLNGMTEAMHSLAEQAHPALPVTIYYAFKQSETKGEAGTSSTGWETFLEAVIRAGFALTGTWPMRTELGNRMISSGTNALASSIILVCRQRTKDATTVSRREFIRELNAALPEALDEMTRGGVNSPVAPVDLSQAIIGPGMAIFSQYAAVLEADGTPMNVRTALQLINRFLSEDDFDHDTQFCLHWFEQQGWATGKYGDADVLARAKGTSVGGLQASGVVDSSKGDLRLLKWAEMPRDWEPERDARLPVWEALHQLIRALNQDGESAAGSLLARMPAKAETIRALAYRLYTLCERKGWAEEARAYNELVTAWSAIEQAAGEAGVLGSQGQLEI, from the coding sequence ATGAACAACAACATCAAGACACCCAAGAAACTCATCGAAGTCGCCCTGCCTTTGGACGCGATTAACGCCGCTGCCGCGCGCGAGAAGTCCATTCGCCACGGCCACCCCAGCACGCTGCACCTGTGGTGGGCACGGCGTCCGCTGGCGGCAGCGCGGGCGGTCATCTTCGCGCAGATGGTCAACGACCCCGGCTACCAGCAAGGTGGTGGGTTTCGCTACGGCGTCAACAAGGAGAAGGCGCAGGCCGAGCGTGAGCGGCTGTTCAAGATTATCGAAGACCTGGTGCAGTGGGAGAACACCAACAACGAAGAGGTGTTGGAACGCGCCCGCGCCGAAATCCGCCGCTCGTGGCGTGAGGTTTGCGAACTGAACAGAGGCCACCCGCAGGCTGCCGAGCTATTCAACCCCGACAAGCTTCCCGCCTTTCACGACCCCTTTGCGGGCGGCGGTGCGCTGCCGTTGGAGGCGCAGCGTCTAGGCCTGGAGAGTTACGCCTCCGACCTCAATCCCGTGGCCGTCACTATCAATAAGGCCATGATCGAAATTCCGCCGCGCTTTGCTGGGTCCGCACCTGTGGGACCAGTGCCCACACGCGATAAGCAGACCAAGCTGCATGAGGACTGGAGCGGCGCACACGGCTTGGCAGAGGACGTGCGCCGATATGGCGCCTGGATACGCGAGCAGGCTGAGCAGCGAATCGGAAAGCTCTATCCAAAGATCACAGTCACCCCCGAGATGGCGACCGAGCGGCCAGACTTGTTGCCGTTGGTGGGTCAGTCGCTTACCGTCATCGCGTGGCTATGGGCGCGCACAGTTAAGAGCCCAAACCCGGCCTTCAGCCATGTCGACGTGCCACTGGCTTCGACATTTGTTCTGTATCCGAAGGGTGACAAGCAGGCCTACATCCAACCGCAACTTGAGCCAGACGGGTACCGCTTCGTCGTGAAGCTCGGCCCCCCGGACGAGGCAGCAAAGAAGGGCACAAAGGCCAGCGGCAGTGGATCCTCGTTCACGTGCCTGATGTCTGAAAGCCCAATCAGCTTCGACCACATTCGAACTGAGGCGATGGCGAACCGGCTCGGCACAAAGTTGATGGCGGTTGTCGCGGAGACGAAGGTAGGCCGCGTGTATCTCTCGCCTACAAGCGAACACGAGTCAATCGCTTTGCAGGCACGGCCTGAGTGGCAACCGGAAACCCCCCTTCCTGAAAAGGCACTCGGATTTCGAATTCAGCTCTATGGCATGAAGAGCTACGCCGATCTCTTCACTAATCGGCAAAAGCTCATTCTTGGAACACTTGCCGACCTAGTGTCCGAAGCGATTGATCGCTGTAGGCAAGATGCAATCCGAGCCGGACTTAAAGATGATGGCATCACACTAGACGCAGCAGGCGTTGGCGCAACTGCTTACTCGCAAGCGGTTGGTGTGTATCTGGCGTTCTCCGTGAGCCGGATGGCCGACAGACATTCTTCGCTCTGTCGCTGGGATCCAAATCCGACTGGATATGCACCCAAGATCGCAAACACGTTCGGTCGCCATGCATTGCCGATGGTCTGGGACTTTGTTGAGGGGAATCCTTTTAGCCCATCATCCGGGAATTACGAGGATGCAGTCGGATGGGTTGCGAAGGTCATTGATTTTTCGCTGAGTGCCCGAGCTTCCGGAACAGCGTCCCAAGAGAATGCCAATGGGCAAAGCCTGAGTAGTCGGAAGGTCATCTCCACAGACCCCCCTTATTACGACAACATCGGGTACGCCGACCTCTCAGACTTTTTCTACGTCTGGCTACGCCGGAGCCTGAGGCCGATCTACCCTTCGCTATACGCCACTTTAGCCGTGCCGAAAGCGGAGGAGCTTGTGGCCACTCCGTTCCGTCACGGCAGCAAAGAGAGGGCAGAAGCCTTCTTCCTGAACGGCATGACGGAGGCTATGCACTCCCTAGCCGAGCAGGCACATCCGGCGCTCCCTGTCACCATCTACTACGCCTTCAAACAGAGCGAGACCAAGGGTGAGGCTGGCACCTCTAGTACCGGGTGGGAGACCTTCCTGGAGGCAGTGATTAGGGCTGGCTTCGCGCTGACGGGTACGTGGCCCATGCGTACCGAGCTGGGCAACCGCATGATCAGCTCTGGCACGAACGCGCTAGCCTCCAGCATCATCTTGGTCTGCCGTCAACGCACCAAGGACGCGACCACCGTCAGCCGCCGGGAGTTCATCCGGGAACTGAACGCCGCATTGCCTGAGGCATTGGACGAGATGACTCGGGGCGGCGTGAACTCACCCGTCGCACCGGTGGACCTGTCGCAGGCCATCATCGGCCCCGGCATGGCGATCTTCAGCCAGTACGCCGCGGTGCTGGAAGCCGATGGCACGCCCATGAACGTGCGCACCGCGCTGCAACTGATCAATCGCTTCCTATCTGAGGACGACTTCGACCACGACACGCAGTTCTGTCTGCACTGGTTCGAGCAGCAGGGCTGGGCCACCGGCAAGTATGGCGACGCCGACGTGCTGGCCCGCGCCAAGGGCACCAGCGTCGGCGGCCTGCAAGCCAGCGGTGTGGTGGATTCGAGCAAGGGCGATTTGCGCCTGCTCAAGTGGGCTGAGATGCCCCGCGACTGGGAGCCGGAGCGTGATGCGCGCCTGCCCGTGTGGGAGGCACTGCACCAGCTCATCCGAGCGTTGAATCAAGACGGCGAATCCGCCGCAGGTAGCTTGCTGGCGCGCATGCCCGCTAAAGCCGAAACCATCCGCGCGCTCGCCTACCGACTCTACACCCTGTGCGAACGCAAGGGCTGGGCCGAGGAGGCGCGCGCCTACAACGAGCTGGTCACTGCCTGGAGCGCCATCGAACAGGCCGCAGGCGAAGCGGGCGTGCTCGGCTCGCAAGGACAACTGGAAATCTGA
- a CDS encoding ATP-binding protein codes for MALKPWREIAEPHSDVREGKFQQAEFAADLSRVHAGTANAEYQNPALFFQRTFITEGMRLLLDSVVKRLAGQGGDPVIQLQTAFGGGKTHTMLAVYHLAKGEAPASDLQGVPAILDAASVTELPKARIAVLDGIKSSPNQPVVKDGQSIRTLWGDLAWQLGGAEGFKLVAEADASGTSPGKEVLADLLARYAPCVILIDELVAYVRQFEEGKALSGGTFDSNLSFVQALTEALKAVPTAVLLASLPESAKEAGSQRGEKALASLAHYFGRIQALWKPVATEEAFEIVRRRLFSNINDKLAMESVCRAFADYYIENRDDFPQETQDSKYLERLIHAYPVHPEVFDRLYEDWSTLDNFQRTRGVLKLMAKVIHRLWKDGNNDPLIMPGSFPLMDADTLNEALYYLPQGWTPVIERDVDGERSETWEIENKDTRFGSVQACRRAARAIFLGSAPSTANQGVRGLELERVILGVALPGQQPNLFKDALRRLGDRLHYLNAANNRFWLDTRPNLRREMEERKRRFQDREDVFPSIRERVQRSLASGVFGGIHTFTSSGDVPDDWALRLVVLPPDAAFSKSGQSLAIERATEILKKRGDQPRFKQNRLIFVAADYDSVSRLKDHVRSHLAWRSIVGDYKDNRIVLDNLMAKQAQASLEQAEETVRRMIRETFKWLLAPVQEARPGKGLSDLVWEHFPLNPGAQNWSQEIERVLKENELLISEWAPIHLAKVLKDWFWKDDAKDTSALNVWQQSCQQLYLPRLKDDTVFQTTMGAGAESREFFGFAQGKEQDGGKLRYVGFSYGKRTSLIMDSSLLLVEPLTAAAYMESLRAAEEASRAKAADAGAGATTTVVTGGGEVPPRVEDSGKGSYPTGGSAASAKKQFYASIDLDPIQAKRQFADLVDEVVQQFTLRPGVKVRIAVEIQAESPTSFDDGLQRAVKENCNVLKFKSAEFEAGE; via the coding sequence ATGGCATTGAAACCTTGGCGCGAAATCGCGGAACCGCACTCCGATGTGCGGGAAGGCAAGTTCCAGCAGGCCGAATTCGCCGCCGACCTGTCGCGCGTGCATGCGGGCACGGCCAACGCGGAGTACCAGAACCCGGCACTGTTCTTCCAGCGCACCTTTATCACCGAAGGCATGCGGCTGTTGCTGGACTCGGTGGTCAAGCGCCTCGCGGGCCAGGGCGGCGACCCGGTCATTCAGCTTCAGACCGCCTTCGGCGGGGGCAAGACGCACACCATGCTGGCCGTCTATCACCTCGCCAAGGGCGAGGCACCGGCCAGTGATTTGCAGGGTGTTCCCGCCATCCTCGATGCGGCGAGCGTGACCGAACTGCCCAAGGCGCGCATCGCGGTGCTCGACGGCATCAAGTCCTCGCCCAATCAGCCGGTGGTGAAGGATGGGCAGAGCATCCGCACGCTGTGGGGCGATTTGGCATGGCAGTTGGGCGGAGCCGAGGGTTTCAAGCTCGTGGCGGAAGCCGATGCCTCGGGCACGTCGCCGGGCAAGGAGGTGCTGGCCGATCTGCTGGCCCGCTACGCGCCCTGCGTCATCCTGATCGACGAGCTGGTGGCTTATGTGCGCCAGTTCGAAGAAGGAAAGGCGCTGTCTGGCGGCACCTTCGATTCCAACCTCAGCTTCGTGCAGGCGCTGACGGAAGCCCTGAAGGCAGTGCCGACCGCCGTGTTGCTGGCTTCGCTACCGGAATCCGCCAAGGAGGCAGGCAGCCAGCGAGGCGAGAAGGCGCTGGCATCCCTGGCGCACTACTTCGGGCGGATTCAGGCACTGTGGAAGCCGGTGGCCACCGAGGAGGCGTTCGAGATCGTGCGTCGGCGGCTCTTTTCTAACATCAACGACAAGCTGGCGATGGAGTCGGTCTGCCGAGCATTCGCGGACTACTACATTGAGAACCGCGACGATTTCCCGCAGGAGACGCAGGACAGCAAGTATCTGGAGCGGCTAATCCACGCCTACCCGGTTCACCCGGAGGTGTTCGACCGCCTGTACGAGGACTGGTCAACGCTGGACAACTTCCAGCGCACGCGTGGCGTGCTGAAGTTGATGGCGAAGGTGATCCACCGTCTGTGGAAGGACGGCAACAACGATCCGCTGATCATGCCCGGCAGCTTTCCGCTGATGGATGCGGACACGCTGAACGAGGCGCTGTACTACCTGCCGCAGGGCTGGACGCCGGTGATCGAGCGCGACGTGGACGGCGAGCGTTCGGAGACGTGGGAGATCGAGAACAAGGACACCCGCTTCGGCAGCGTGCAAGCCTGCCGCCGCGCAGCGCGCGCCATCTTTCTGGGCAGCGCGCCCAGCACGGCCAACCAGGGCGTGCGCGGTCTGGAACTGGAACGCGTGATCCTTGGCGTGGCCTTGCCCGGACAGCAGCCCAACCTTTTCAAGGACGCGCTGCGGCGCTTAGGCGACCGGCTGCACTACCTGAACGCTGCCAACAACCGCTTCTGGCTGGACACGCGCCCGAACCTGCGGCGCGAGATGGAGGAGCGCAAGCGCCGCTTCCAAGACAGGGAGGACGTGTTCCCCTCGATCCGCGAGCGCGTGCAGCGCAGCCTTGCCAGCGGGGTGTTCGGCGGCATCCACACCTTCACCAGCAGCGGCGACGTGCCCGACGACTGGGCGCTGCGGTTGGTGGTGCTGCCGCCGGACGCGGCCTTCAGCAAGAGCGGCCAGAGCCTCGCCATCGAGCGCGCGACCGAGATTCTGAAGAAACGCGGCGACCAGCCCCGTTTCAAGCAGAACCGCCTGATCTTCGTGGCGGCGGACTACGACAGCGTGAGCCGCCTGAAGGATCACGTTCGCTCGCACCTCGCGTGGCGCAGCATCGTCGGCGACTACAAGGACAACCGCATCGTCCTCGACAACCTGATGGCCAAGCAGGCGCAGGCCAGTCTGGAGCAGGCCGAGGAAACGGTGCGGCGCATGATCCGCGAAACCTTCAAATGGCTGCTCGCGCCTGTGCAGGAAGCTCGCCCTGGCAAGGGGCTGTCCGACTTGGTGTGGGAGCACTTTCCGCTCAACCCCGGCGCGCAGAACTGGTCGCAGGAGATCGAGCGCGTGCTCAAGGAGAACGAACTGCTCATCAGCGAATGGGCCCCGATCCATCTGGCCAAGGTGCTGAAAGACTGGTTCTGGAAGGACGACGCCAAGGACACCAGCGCCCTCAACGTGTGGCAGCAGAGCTGCCAGCAGCTCTACCTGCCGCGCTTGAAAGACGACACTGTGTTCCAGACCACGATGGGTGCAGGTGCGGAAAGCCGCGAGTTCTTCGGCTTCGCGCAGGGCAAGGAGCAGGATGGCGGCAAGCTGCGCTACGTAGGGTTCAGCTACGGCAAGCGCACGTCGCTGATCATGGATTCGTCGCTGCTGCTGGTTGAACCGCTCACCGCAGCCGCCTACATGGAGAGCCTGCGCGCGGCCGAAGAAGCGTCGCGCGCCAAGGCTGCCGATGCAGGAGCCGGTGCAACGACGACTGTGGTGACAGGTGGAGGCGAGGTTCCCCCTCGCGTCGAGGATTCCGGCAAGGGCAGCTACCCGACCGGCGGCAGCGCGGCGAGCGCCAAGAAGCAGTTCTACGCCAGCATCGACCTCGACCCGATTCAGGCCAAGCGGCAGTTCGCCGATCTGGTGGACGAGGTCGTGCAGCAGTTCACCCTGCGCCCCGGCGTGAAGGTACGGATCGCCGTCGAGATTCAGGCCGAATCTCCGACCAGCTTCGACGATGGCCTTCAGCGCGCGGTGAAAGAAAACTGCAACGTGCTGAAGTTCAAGAGCGCGGAATTCGAGGCTGGTGAATGA